The proteins below are encoded in one region of Oncorhynchus gorbuscha isolate QuinsamMale2020 ecotype Even-year linkage group LG01, OgorEven_v1.0, whole genome shotgun sequence:
- the LOC123996162 gene encoding G-protein coupled receptor 22-like, protein MHILPPLEREEGTMSNVTVTDNAAEPISRTSAPATPYPYPYPISFQVSLTGFLMLEIVLGLSSNLTVLALYCMKSNLISSVSNIVTMNLHVLDVLVCVCCIPLTMVVLLLSLEGDTALVCCFHEACVSFASVGTAANVLAITLDRYDISVKPANRVLTMGRALALLATIWVLSFLSFLVPFMEVGFFAPGQSELNQTLADVVTVAHTNQYYTELGLYYHLLVQIPIFFFTAVVMLVTYSKILQALNIRIGTRFHTASQKKKARRKKGPSMTAMTSQATDGAMEPSEPSGRALPPMGMRTSVSLIIALRRAVKRHRERRERQKRVFRMSMLIVSTFLLCWTPITALNTVILTVGPSDFTVKLRLGFLVMAYGTTIFHPLLYAFTRQKFQKVLKSKMKKRVVSIIEADPLPNNAVVRNSWIDPKRNKKVTINEDAEARQKCLQSSEDAVE, encoded by the exons ATGCATATCCTTCCCCCTCTGGAGAGAGAAGAAGGCACCATGAGCAACGTCACCGTCACCGACAACGCAGCCGAGCCCATCAGCAGAACCAGTGCTCCAGCCACGCCCTACCCATACCCCTACCCCATCTCCTTCCAG GTGTCCCTGACCGGCTTCCTGATGCTGGAGATCGTGCTGGGCCTGAGCTCCAACCTCACCGTGCTGGCCCTGTACTGCATGAAGTCCAACCTGATCTCCTCGGTCTCCAACATCGTCACCATGAACCTTCACGTCCtggatgtgttggtgtgtgtctgcTGCATCCCACTGAccatggtggtgttgttgttgtctctggaGGGGGATACAGCCTTGGTTTGTTGCTTCCACGAGGCCTGCGTGTCGTTCGCTAGTGTCGGCACGGCAGCCAACGTACTCGCCATTACCCTGGACCGGTACGACATCTCTGTGAAACCGGCGAATAGAGTCCTAACGATGGGCCGAGCCCTGGCTCTACTGGCCACCATTTGGGTGCTGTCGTTCCTCAGTTTCCTGGTGCCTTTCATGGAGGTGGGGTTCTTCGCCCCAGGCCAGTCGGAGCTGAACCAGACTCTAGCGGATGTAGTCACAGTGGCCCACACCAACCAATACTACACAGAGTTAGGACTCTACTATCACCTACTCGTCCAGATCCCCATCTTCTTCTTCACTGCTGTTGTGATGCTCGTCACCTATTCCAAGATCCTCCAGGCACTCAACATCCGCATTGGGACACGCTTTCACACAGCGTCGCAGAAGAAGAAGGCCAGGAGGAAAAAAGGTCCCTCCATGACGGCTATGACGTCACAGGCCACGGACGGGGCCATGGAGCCATCCGAGCCCAGCGGCCGTGCTCTCCCCCCGATGGGCATGCGGACCTCCGTCTCCCTCATCATTGCGTTGAGACGAGCGGTTAAACGCCACCGGGAGCGACGAGAACGCCAGAAACGAGTCTTCAGGATGTCGATGCTCATCGTGTCGACCTTCCTGCTCTGCTGGACTCCCATAACCGCCCTCAACACGGTCATCTTGACCGTAGGCCCCAGCGACTTCACGGTCAAGCTGCGGTTGGGCTTCCTGGTCATGGCATACGGGACGACCATCTTCCATCCGCTTCTCTACGCCTTCACCAGGCAGAAGTTCCAGAAG GTTCTGAAGAGTAAGATGAAGAAGAGGGTGGTGAGCATCATAGAGGCCGACCCGCTGCCCAACAACGCGGTCGTACGTAACTCCTGGATTGACCCCAAAAGGAACAAGAAGGTCACCATCAACGAGGACGCCGAGGCCAGGCAAAAATGTCTGCAGTCTTCAGAGGATGCTGTGGAATGA